A section of the Clostridium omnivorum genome encodes:
- a CDS encoding DNA repair protein — MDDERKKAIEQLRNASPLEATKILQQMELYDAKSSQEIIDEVYEQFASGDNMKDEILKPVFLSIIDGLLEATAGGRAARKKGLNASRVLQECESFSYDAEQQNGTKIDAYTEYKNARENDDTNSHMTQEYNGENRSKLYEDKNAMENYKQERVVGEKTLIDEYTGKRNLYLKQDNPNQHYNDETHRKQAQPDHIVPLKQVHDKFKSNYALDDSDIKRIANIDDNFAVTSAEINQVKKELSNSEYIEWMDEHEQSVAEQTKENMLSLQKSAEKAVDDKANEIVLKNLFGKGEVNKETYRELVEKFKEGNGSISKEQRQAIEEQLKKEKVSEIRGTALNNAAGQAKDYAVGNLILFIIKPVYYEICDMLKNGIQQGVGASSTTEALKIRFDRVKTHVLTHAKAFLGDNMWDFVKGFVSSLIEGIISLFVGMFKQILKIIKEGIKIFVQSAKILFGKDSCQMTPTEKGDAIIKLIGGSVIAISGIAIESILNKIGIGDPWSVVLSTMFSGIASALFMYVLDEADLFSTKAEKRRDRIIEIFNERIKDINEAANTCNIVAIETFKRQQEEFETINDQINSGLHENNIIVINEGLYKMAKFMKVDLPYSSTEEFCDYMDSEDTILL, encoded by the coding sequence ATGGATGATGAGAGAAAAAAAGCTATAGAACAGTTAAGAAATGCATCTCCGCTTGAGGCAACAAAAATTCTGCAACAAATGGAACTGTATGATGCAAAGTCATCACAGGAAATAATAGATGAAGTTTATGAACAGTTTGCTTCTGGTGATAATATGAAGGACGAAATATTAAAGCCAGTTTTTTTGTCAATAATAGATGGACTTTTAGAGGCAACTGCTGGTGGTCGCGCAGCCAGAAAAAAAGGTCTTAATGCATCAAGAGTTTTGCAGGAATGTGAATCATTCAGCTATGATGCTGAACAGCAAAATGGTACAAAAATCGATGCATATACTGAGTATAAAAATGCGCGTGAAAATGATGACACTAATTCTCACATGACTCAGGAGTATAATGGAGAAAATCGTAGTAAGCTATATGAAGATAAAAATGCGATGGAAAATTACAAGCAAGAAAGAGTTGTAGGTGAAAAAACACTTATCGACGAGTATACAGGAAAAAGAAATCTGTATTTAAAACAAGATAACCCTAATCAGCATTATAATGATGAAACGCATAGAAAACAGGCACAGCCTGATCATATTGTACCATTAAAACAAGTGCATGATAAGTTTAAAAGCAACTATGCACTTGATGATTCTGATATAAAAAGAATAGCCAATATTGATGACAATTTTGCGGTTACATCTGCAGAAATAAATCAAGTTAAAAAGGAACTGTCAAACTCCGAGTACATAGAGTGGATGGATGAACATGAACAGTCTGTTGCTGAGCAGACTAAGGAAAATATGCTGTCGCTCCAGAAAAGTGCAGAAAAAGCTGTTGATGATAAGGCAAATGAGATTGTTCTAAAAAATTTGTTTGGAAAAGGCGAGGTTAATAAAGAGACCTATAGGGAGTTGGTTGAGAAATTCAAAGAAGGAAATGGTTCTATAAGTAAAGAACAGAGACAAGCCATTGAAGAACAGCTTAAGAAGGAAAAAGTAAGTGAAATTAGAGGTACTGCGTTAAATAATGCTGCAGGCCAGGCAAAGGATTATGCGGTTGGAAATTTGATTTTGTTTATTATAAAGCCTGTATATTATGAAATATGTGATATGTTAAAAAATGGAATACAGCAAGGCGTTGGTGCAAGTTCTACAACCGAAGCATTGAAAATAAGGTTTGATCGTGTAAAAACCCATGTGTTAACTCATGCGAAGGCCTTTCTTGGTGATAATATGTGGGATTTTGTAAAAGGCTTTGTGTCATCTCTTATCGAAGGAATTATTAGTTTATTTGTAGGTATGTTTAAGCAAATTCTAAAGATTATCAAAGAGGGTATAAAAATATTTGTTCAATCTGCAAAGATTCTTTTCGGTAAAGATTCATGCCAAATGACACCAACTGAAAAAGGTGACGCAATTATTAAACTTATTGGTGGCAGTGTTATTGCTATTTCTGGTATTGCCATTGAGTCGATATTAAATAAAATTGGTATTGGTGATCCTTGGTCTGTTGTATTGTCTACAATGTTCTCAGGAATTGCCTCTGCATTATTCATGTATGTATTAGACGAGGCTGATTTGTTTAGTACTAAAGCAGAAAAACGTAGAGATCGGATTATTGAAATTTTTAATGAGAGAATTAAGGATATCAATGAAGCTGCTAATACTTGTAATATAGTGGCAATTGAGACATTCAAAAGACAACAGGAAGAATTTGAAACTATTAATGATCAAATTAATAGCGGGCTTCATGAAAATAATATTATTGTAATAAATGAAGGTCTGTATAA